The genomic segment GGCCAGGATTCGTCGCGCTTCAGCTCCGGTGCGAGATCGTCGAGCACATGCTCGGCGACCGCATCGATCAGCGCGTCCTTATTGCCGATTCGGGAGTAGACCGGTGGCGGCGTGACGCCCAATCGGTTAGCCACGCTGCGCATGCTGATCGCGTCCAGACCACCTTCCCGCATGATTTCCACTGCGGCAGCGACGATCTGGTCCGCGTCGAGCTCCAGTTCGCTGGGCACGTCTGCACTCCTTGCAGCTAGCGGATAGTCAGGGTGATTTTGCCGATGTGTTCGTTTGCCCGCATCACCCGCAGCGCCTCGTCGAGGTGCTGCCAGTCGAGAACGTGGCTGATCTGCGGTTTGATGCCGGCCTTGGACACCACCTCACACATGTCGCGGTGAGCGCGCACGCTGCCCACCGTGATTCCGATGACGCGCAGGTTGTTCAACATCACCTCGGCGACCGCGATGGACGCCATGTCGAATCCGCTGAGCACACCGATCACCGCGATCGTGCCGCCCATGGCGGCCGCATGGAGCGAATGCGGCAGCGTCGCGGGGCCGCCGAGGTCGACGACCAGCTTGGCCCCACGACCGGCGGTCAGTCCCTTGACCTGCGTCTCCCAGTCCGGGGTGGTTCGGTAGTTGACCAGATGCGTTGCCCCCAAATCCGATCCGACCTTGAGCTTGTCGTCGGACGACGAGGTCAGGATTACGGTGGCACCCCGCGCCCGGGCTAGTTGTACGACAAACAGCGATACTCCACCGGTGCCCTGGGTCACGACCACGTCGCCTTCGCCGATGTTTGCTTCCACCAACGCACTCCACGCCGTGACACCCGCGCATGGGATCGTCGCGGCTTCGACATCGCTGAGGTGCGCAGGCGTGCGGACCAGGCCGGCGACATGTTCGACCCGGTATTGCTGCAGCCACCCGTCGCAGGTGTCGCCGGGCACTTCACGCTTGGCTTGCGGGGTGGGCGGGCCGTCGTGCCAGCCCGGGTGAAACGCACCCATGACGCGATCCCCGGGCCGCAACTCGTCGACCCCCGGCCCGATCGCCACCACTTCCCCGGCGCCGTCGGTCATCGGAACCCGCGGCCAGGGCCCAGGCAGCAGGCCCATCAGATTGACGTTGTCGTGGAAGTTGAGGCTCGAGGCGTTGATCTTGACCAGTACCTGCCCGGGGCCGGGCTCGCCCACCGGCATTTCGACGGTCTGCACGGGCTCGCCGGGCCCGGTCATGACGATGGCCCGCTGACGATTCGGAATACTCATGCGACGCCGGCCTCCTGACGCAGTGCTTGCCATTTCTGTTCCGCCGCCGGCCGCCGCGAAGGAAGGTGATCGGTCGGCCAACCTTGCACCGGACGGTACTTCTTGAGCACGTGCCGGGCCAACACCGACTTGTGCAGCTCGTCGGGACCGTCGCCGATCGATCCGAATCGCGTCATCCGATACCAGGATTCAACCGGCAGGTCACCGGAATACCCCAGCGCCCCGCACACCTGGATGGTGCGATCGAGCACGGCGAGCACCACCTTCGATACATGGGCCTTGATCATGCCCAGCTCGGCACGCACCTCCGCCGCGCCGAAACGGTCCATCTTCCAAGCGGTCTGGAAGGTCAGCAATCGTGCTGACTGAATCTCGGTGTGCGACAGCGCGATATAGTCTTGCACCATCTGATGTTCGCCCAGCAGGCGACCGTGCGACCGGCGCGAGACCGCGCGCTCACCCATGATGTCCAGGGCGCGCTGCGCTTGCCCGAGCCAGCGCATCGAGTGGTGGATGCGGCCGCCGCCAAGACGCTGTTGCGCCAGCACGAATCCGCCGCCACGCGGGCCGATCAGATGATCCGCGGGAACTCGGCAGTCGGCGAACACCACCTCGGCATGGTTACCACGCCGGCCGAACTCCGGGTCGGGATGCGCCATGGTCGGAATGTCCCGGACGATGTTGCACCCCGGCGTTGCAACCGGTACCACGAATATCGACGCGTGCCGGTGTGGCCGGCCGGCCGGGTCCGTCTCGGCAACCACCAAGATGATGTCGGCACAGGATGCGTTGGTGGTAAACCACTTGTGGCCGTTGATGATCC from the Mycobacterium lentiflavum genome contains:
- a CDS encoding zinc-dependent alcohol dehydrogenase family protein, coding for MSIPNRQRAIVMTGPGEPVQTVEMPVGEPGPGQVLVKINASSLNFHDNVNLMGLLPGPWPRVPMTDGAGEVVAIGPGVDELRPGDRVMGAFHPGWHDGPPTPQAKREVPGDTCDGWLQQYRVEHVAGLVRTPAHLSDVEAATIPCAGVTAWSALVEANIGEGDVVVTQGTGGVSLFVVQLARARGATVILTSSSDDKLKVGSDLGATHLVNYRTTPDWETQVKGLTAGRGAKLVVDLGGPATLPHSLHAAAMGGTIAVIGVLSGFDMASIAVAEVMLNNLRVIGITVGSVRAHRDMCEVVSKAGIKPQISHVLDWQHLDEALRVMRANEHIGKITLTIR
- a CDS encoding acyl-CoA dehydrogenase family protein, whose translation is MSRVRPMVRTAMAWDFETDPDFAEKLSWMRNFIDSDVIPLEPILAEIAPDDWQPVKRYLQGKVKAQGLWGLFLDPSLGGAGLGQLKLALMSEIIGRCMVSMELFGVQAPDSGNMELLAHGATDAQKQRWLHPNLDGEISSAFALTEPFLAGADPTVIATTAVLDGEDWIINGHKWFTTNASCADIILVVAETDPAGRPHRHASIFVVPVATPGCNIVRDIPTMAHPDPEFGRRGNHAEVVFADCRVPADHLIGPRGGGFVLAQQRLGGGRIHHSMRWLGQAQRALDIMGERAVSRRSHGRLLGEHQMVQDYIALSHTEIQSARLLTFQTAWKMDRFGAAEVRAELGMIKAHVSKVVLAVLDRTIQVCGALGYSGDLPVESWYRMTRFGSIGDGPDELHKSVLARHVLKKYRPVQGWPTDHLPSRRPAAEQKWQALRQEAGVA